Genomic window (Manduca sexta isolate Smith_Timp_Sample1 chromosome 26, JHU_Msex_v1.0, whole genome shotgun sequence):
ATTCTCCACAGCAAGAGGATATTTCGACAATATTTACATGACAgaatatttcgtttattttaagaaaaccACGTATTCGTTAACAAAAGGGAAGGTAGTGCTAGAGTAGCGTTGCAAATCCCTGCGTAGATGTAAATAGAACATTAATAAGCCATAATATATTACGAAATAAggagtaaatattatacaaagttttctcttttttttttgcgtttgaGTACATAAATTTACATGCAGAAGACTCTAGAACATTAAACCGTAAGaaaagatttaataaatttttgctTAAACACTTTTAACGAATCGTGATATATATCAAGATCATCCATGGAAGAGTTAAAATCGTTTAGTGTGCGGCATAATCTTGGAAAAGGAGAGTTGAACCCCAAGTTGGTTTTGGTTGATCGCACGTGAAGTATTTTGGTAATTCTCTGACGCGGATAATGATAAGGAACGTTTAGGGAAATTTCATTTAGAATTGATGGACAATCCATTGCATTATGGATGAGTTTATAGAGAAATGTTAGACCACGAATTTTCCTTCGATCACGtaacttatatattttgaaaaatgacaACCTATTTTCATATGGGTTTCTGTGTGAAATACCTGGACACGAGAAGGCAAGTGACCTCGTGAAAGCTCGCTGAACGCCTTCTATACGTTGTGAATGCGTTGCATAAAAAGGGTTCCACGCCACACTTGAGAATTCGAGGCAGCTACGTACCAGACAGTTGTATAATAAGATTTTAGTATGAACTGATTTAAAACTTTTAGTATTTCGCTGAATGAAACCTAACTGCTGAGCCGCCTTCGTAACCACTGAGTCTATGTGAGATTTAAAAGTTAGTTGGCTATCAATTAATAATCCTAGGTCACGTATTTCACTCACCTCTGTCAGAGTAACACCGTTTAGAGTATATGCCGAgcttacagtttatttttttcgcgtgtatttaatatagtaacATTTCTGAACATTTAAATGCATTTGATTTACATCACACcactgttttatattatttatgtcgcTCTGAACAAGGTTTGCCTCTACTCTATTGTTGTCAATTCTGTAAATTTTAAGATCGtccgcaaatattttaaatttacaatgttttatatgtTCTGTAATATCATTGATAAATATGGAAAAAAGAACAGGACTCAGATGAGATCCTTGCGGAACGCCAGACTCAGCATTGTATGTTTTTGATTCAAAACCGTTTGCAAACACAACATAATGCCTGTTTTCGAGGTAGGATCGAAACCACTTCGGAAGGGAACCATGAAAACCTATCCGTTCTAACTTAATCATTAATAATGAGTGGCTGACTTTGTCGAACGCACTACTGAAATCGGTATACACTGCGTCTATTTGTTGTCCCTTATCTACCTCTTAAGCGATTTCGGATATGAAACCAACAAGATTAGTTTCAGTGGAACGACCTTTCATAAAGCCATGCTGCTGCTCTGACAGGAGATTACTAGTGTAACGAGAAACAATTGGACATAGAATAGCTTCAAATAATTTCGAAAAACATGATAGAATAGAAATTggtctgtaattttttatgtcgTTGAAGTTGCCTTTTTTATGTAGGGGTATAATTTTGGACTTTTTCCATTCATCTGGAAATATACCTGACGATAGGGAACGATTTATAATAAGCGACATTGGTAGTGCCAGCGCTGATCCACAACGCTTAATCAATAAAGGCGGGAGGCCATCAGGACCCGGTCCTTTAAGGACgtctaattgttttattgttttgaggACTTCGCTTTCAGAGAATCTTAATTTGCTAAGACAATTTTGGTGGTGAATAATATGAGGAGTAATGATATTATCATGTCTTTTCAGCATATTACTTGTACTCGAAGCAAAGGCTTTTGAAAAGTTTTCCGCAAACAAATTAGCTATTTCTTTCCCAGTTTGGCCCAATTTATCAGGTGCATTTGCGCCGGCAGTGGGGACCGATTTTTACGTTTATCCTTAACATAACGCCAGAAAAATTTGTGATTCACTGCGATGCTTTCTTCCGTTCTTTTAAGGTATTCCGAATGTAGGATATTAAAAAACTTATGACTGCGCTcgcgtaaaatattaaattcgattAAATCACGAGGgtttttgtaaatgttatattttgttcttaaCTTATCTTTTTTGGCTAGAATTTTCACTAACGATCTGTTAAACCAAGGCGGGAACTgctttttgttgtatttatatttaggcACAAAATCCTGAATAAACTTTCTTAAAATTGAATACAAAGATGACGTCATTTCGTTAACTGAAGTGCAGTGATTAAAAACTACGTTCCAGTCTATGTTTTTTAGATGAGTATTAATAGCTTTGAAATCAGCTTTGTAAAAGTTAAAATCAGAAGACGCTTTTGGTCGGAGATACTTGATATCAATTTCAGGCAAAGTGAGAACGATTGGAGGATGCTTGTGGTCAAGTTTACTTAGGGCATCCATGGGCTCTGTTATAGATATGTCTAATATTGTACTAATGGCAAGATCCAAGGTTCTGTCATCTTCGTTACATACATGACTTAATTGGTACATGTTGGAAATAGAAATGAAATCAACGAGTGCATTTCCTAACAAATTACCACAGTTCGAAGGTTTAGTGAAATTGCCACATTTGCTCCACTTTATAAATGGCAAATTGAAATCCCCAAGCAGTATAACCTCGTCAGCTATGTTAATATAGTTATTGgcattatctaaaaaaatatttaattctataagTTTGACAGGAGGAGGGAGATAGACTGTACAGATagcaactttttttatatttttgcctacaCGCATTTCAACCATTACCCAAATATCTTCACACGTAGATTCCCAAGTTGATAAGCGGACTGAATCAAATTTACGGGAAACTGCTAATAACACTCCTCCTCCGTCTTTCTTTACATGAGCATTATGGCTAGAACAAACACGATCGCGACGATGTACGACATAACGTGAATCGATAAATTCATTACTGTTTATGCCTTGATTTAACCAAGTTTCAGTAAAAGCTAAAATGTCATAAGAGTTTTGCAGTATATTAGCTAAAATTTCGTTCGTTTTTGTTCTCATGCCACGTACATTTTGATAGTATACAGTAGCCATTTTACTTGCATAGTGTCTACCAAGGACATTCTtatgctataataataaaaataaattgttgacACTTATTGTTCAACGGGTCTCCATAATACGTAATCCGTCCATAGACCGTATATGAAGCGCGGAGCAGAATTCGTCTTTTCTCGCGTAAATTCTACCGTCGCGGACCCAGACAAACTTGTATCCAAGTTCTTTCGCTTTAAGTCTGACAGCAGCATGTAAGGACTTGTTAGTAGGGCTCAAGTGTTCTGATACATAAATTGGAACACAGTTTCCACTAATCCCTAGGTGATGAGAGTTTATTTTTTCACGAGGATTGTGCTTGTTGTAAGTCTGCACCGCGGCCAGTAAGCTATCGCGCAGGAGTCGGGATCGCAGCTTAAAGATTATAGTGCGTGGTctatcattttctttatttattttagcgaCTCTAGATGCGTGGACGATGTCAGTTTCGGAAATAGGACACTCAATTTTGCTAGCTAGTATTCCtattagttttgtaatattCTCAGAGCGGTTCTCTGGCACGCCGTTCATTTCTAAGTTGCACTCGCGTTGGTGTTGTTCCAGTATATTCAATCGGCCGGTAAT
Coding sequences:
- the LOC119190695 gene encoding uncharacterized protein LOC119190695 — protein: MNKVKELEKGITGRLNILEQHQRECNLEMNGVPENRSENITKLIGILASKIECPISETDIVHASRVAKINKENDRPRTIIFKLRSRLLRDSLLAAVQTYNKHNPREKINSHHLGISGNCVPIYVSEHLSPTNKSLHAAVRLKAKELGYKFVWVRDGRIYARKDEFCSALHIRSMDGLRIMETR